The following coding sequences lie in one Rissa tridactyla isolate bRisTri1 chromosome Z, bRisTri1.patW.cur.20221130, whole genome shotgun sequence genomic window:
- the CKS2 gene encoding cyclin-dependent kinases regulatory subunit 2, whose amino-acid sequence MAQKQIYYSDKYFDEQYEYRHVMLPRELSKQVPKSHLMSEEEWRSLGVQQSLGWVHYMIHEPEPHILLFRRPLPKDMQK is encoded by the exons ATGGCCCAGAAGCAAATCTACTATTCTGACAAGTACTTTGATGAGCAGTACGAGTACCG ACATGTGATGCTGCCAAGAGAACTTTCAAAACAAGTCCCAAAATCCCATCTAATGTCTGAAGAGGAGTGGAGAAGTCTTGGTGTTCAGCAAAGTCTTGGCTGGGTTCACTACATGATCCATGAGCCAG AACCGCATATTCTTCTCTTCCGAAGACCTCTTCCAAAGGATATGCAGAAATGA